Genomic window (Drosophila sulfurigaster albostrigata strain 15112-1811.04 chromosome 2R, ASM2355843v2, whole genome shotgun sequence):
TTGATAATATGAGTGATACCGATGCGGTGAGTTtttatacaatacaatacgtatacgtatagtTGTTTTTATACTTGCAATAAAAGCACCAAGATTTATGGTTAGAATCAACTGTTTACGAGACAATTTGTCATGGATTAGCATAACTGAAGTCTGCCTCGACatcttgttattattaatatttgtgtacATTATTGTGCTGACCTTGAGTGCAGTATATATTGATGGTGCTGGCATGCCAGACAGTTGGCAAGCAAgcgagcaaagcaaagcaaaaaatgaGGCAAATCGAAAACcctttgcaaaacaaaaacaaaaatcaaacagCAATTTGGCCAATAGCGCATTTGTAGAGAGTCTCTCGGCTAGGCTTAGGCATTTGTATTGCAATTCACAGTCGTATTGGTCTTAGAACTGTCGAAACTTTTGTTGAATCAATAAGCGACAGTAACAATTTGGGTCACATTCCAAATAGCAACCGAATTTCATGACAAAATTCCCTAAATGGTAACCCAAAACCAAATATCCTCAATACCCAAAGCGAAAGCAcagagcagaaaaaaaaaaaacgaaaaagaaaataaaacaaacaaatgtagcaaaacaataaactgTAAACAAATGCAGAATGGAACCCATCAAATTTGAGAGGTTCACTCGATATGCCGATATACCGCTAAAATGTATTGAGACATGTGTATGCACAATACACatacacccgcacacacaccacacactcgcacacacacacacactgtacACTGTACACTGTACACTCTGTAGTCGCACCTTGAGTTGGCTTTTATGCATGCACGTATGCAAATGATATGAATATGGTGCTGGCCACCAGGCGCCTCCTGCtcgcacccacacacacacacacagacacacatacagttgGAAGCCTACCACGTATTGGATTACCCGACACTTGCACATTGCTGCAGAGACACCGCAGGCGTTAGGTTCACAGTTCACCAGAGCAAAACCGCAGCACCAGAAAAAGCGCAAGCAAGAACCAGCATGTTTGGCAGCACATCAACGTCCAAGGAACGCAATGGAGAGAAGCCCGTTTCCGCTTCCGGGTATGTGGACTATGCGGAACCTTACGAGAGCAGCGATCAACCCAAGCAGCAGTCGAGCTCAGAGTTTGTACCACGCTCCACGGTGGAGCAAGTGAATCCGCCAGCTACACAACAACGAGCTCAAGCGAATGCTAACTACGCTCAGCCTAATCCCAGTTACAACACAGACCCAGAGCGACGTGTTCCGCAGCCTGTAACTTACACAGAACCTGATCGCATTGCTGTCCAGCGGGCACAGCCTAATCCCAGCTACGTTCAGCCCAATCCCGTTCATGTCGACGCGGAACGCAGTGTGCCACAGCGAGCACAACAACCCGGTGCCGACTTCACTCGACTGCGCAGCAATGTGCTGCCCGTGGAGCAGGCGCAACACAATCCGAAAGAACGCACGCTTAGCACCAACTACAACACAAATTCCACAGCCAATTCAAGTGCCGACTATGTGCTTAAAGAACGCTCCAATgcgaattttgttttgccctCGCAGATGCGACCAGCGCTTGGTCCGCCCCAGCCGCGACCTCCCTTCGCCGGCGCCCGTCCCATGGTCGGTGTGGGTCCACGCCCGCCCATGCCCCCGAATATGGTGGGCAGACCGATGCCACCGCCGCTGCGGCCCACAGACAGCAAGAGCAATCTGCTGATGGGTCCGCCACCGCCCATGAGACCGGGCatgccgccgccgcagctCAGTCAGCAGAGCATGCAGCAAGCGCGTTTGCCCAATGCCGGTGGAGGAGGACCTTTAAGTCCACCGGGACAGGGACCGCCCAGGCCACAAGGCCAAGGCTTCCCATGGTCAGCTGGACCGCCACCGCCTGGCGCAAGACCACCACAGAACATGCAACGACCGCCGCCGCCAACATTTGCACGTCCCATGCCCGGGCAGCCGTTGCAGGCGCCCTTCCGACCCCAGCTCTACAATCCACAGGGGCCACAGGGGCAaccccaacagcagcagcagcagcagccgccgcatCAACAGCTGCCACAACAGCTGCGACCACCGTCGTCGGCGGGCATGCACaacgataatgatgatgatgatgtcatCATGGGTCAGGCGGTGACGCCGCTGAAGACGTTCAACATGCGCAGC
Coding sequences:
- the LOC133839371 gene encoding microtubule-associated protein tau isoform X1, whose translation is MFGSTSTSKERNGEKPVSASGYVDYAEPYESSDQPKQQSSSEFVPRSTVEQVNPPATQQRAQANANYAQPNPSYNTDPERRVPQPVTYTEPDRIAVQRAQPNPSYVQPNPVHVDAERSVPQRAQQPGADFTRLRSNVLPVEQAQHNPKERTLSTNYNTNSTANSSADYVLKERSNANFVLPSQMRPALGPPQPRPPFAGARPMVGVGPRPPMPPNMVGRPMPPPLRPTDSKSNLLMGPPPPMRPGMPPPQLSQQSMQQARLPNAGGGGPLSPPGQGPPRPQGQGFPWSAGPPPPGARPPQNMQRPPPPTFARPMPGQPLQAPFRPQLYNPQGPQGQPQQQQQQQPPHQQLPQQLRPPSSAGMHNDNDDDDVIMGQAVTPLKTFNMRSDPMGSPLLEETEPPFDTSTPSPTDALLKKGDNDSGVDESTQEKDRNGPNSPSSPVKTPTSSSSKPDKSGISRPPSATPSNKSASKSRSTSKNRLLLKTPEPEPAKKVPMNKVQVGHAPSPNLKAVRSKIGSLDNATYKPGGGNVKIESKKIDIKAAPRIEAKNDKYMPKGGEKKIVTTKLQWNAKSKIGSLDNAAHKPGGGDKKIETLKMNFNDKAKSKVGSKDNVKHQPGGGDIKDNDAKDIQSQKIEIKAQSKVGSLDNVKHKPGGGEKKIFDDKDYLKNVEHSVALTTPPTQYWKAPRIQRATTLTSSMSLPAECLVLSVSMPSLNSEPKRPKSAGAKKKPGQAVHPKPFRLY
- the LOC133839371 gene encoding microtubule-associated protein tau isoform X3 yields the protein MFGSTSTSKERNGEKPVSASGYVDYAEPYESSDQPKQQSSSEFVPRSTVEQVNPPATQQRAQANANYAQPNPSYNTDPERRVPQPVTYTEPDRIAVQRAQPNPSYVQPNPVHVDAERSVPQRAQQPGADFTRLRSNVLPVEQAQHNPKERTLSTNYNTNSTANSSADYVLKERSNANFVLPSQMRPALGPPQPRPPFAGARPMVGVGPRPPMPPNMVGRPMPPPLRPTDSKSNLLMGPPPPMRPGMPPPQLSQQSMQQARLPNAGGGGPLSPPGQGPPRPQGQGFPWSAGPPPPGARPPQNMQRPPPPTFARPMPGQPLQAPFRPQLYNPQGPQGQPQQQQQQQPPHQQLPQQLRPPSSAGMHNDNDDDDVIMGQAVTPLKTFNMRSDPMGSPLLEETEPPFDTSTPSPTDALLKKGDNDSGVDESTQEKDRNGPNSPSSPVKTPTSSSSKPDKSGISRPPSATPSNKSASKSRSTSKNRLLLKTPEPEPAKKVPMNKVQVGHAPSPNLKAVRSKIGSLDNATYKPGGGNVKIESKKIDIKAAPRIEAKNDKYMPKGGEKKIVTTKLQWNAKSKIGSLDNAAHKPGGGDKKIETLKMNFNDKAKSKVGSKDNVKHQPGGGDIKDNDAKDIQSQKIEIKAQSKVGSLDNVKHKPGGGEKKIFDDKDYLKNVEHSVALTTPPTQFAAQGRLVATIHLEFGLCNSDCVCNDIFESLFK
- the LOC133839371 gene encoding uncharacterized protein LOC133839371 isoform X6; this translates as MFGSTSTSKERNGEKPVSASGYVDYAEPYESSDQPKQQSSSEFVPRSTVEQVNPPATQQRAQANANYAQPNPSYNTDPERRVPQPVTYTEPDRIAVQRAQPNPSYVQPNPVHVDAERSVPQRAQQPGADFTRLRSNVLPVEQAQHNPKERTLSTNYNTNSTANSSADYVLKERSNANFVLPSQMRPALGPPQPRPPFAGARPMVGVGPRPPMPPNMVGRPMPPPLRPTDSKSNLLMGPPPPMRPGMPPPQLSQQSMQQARLPNAGGGGPLSPPGQGPPRPQGQGFPWSAGPPPPGARPPQNMQRPPPPTFARPMPGQPLQAPFRPQLYNPQGPQGQPQQQQQQQPPHQQLPQQLRPPSSAGMHNDNDDDDVIMGQAVTPLKTFNMRSDPMGSPLLEETEPPFDTSTPSPTDALLKKGDNDSGVDESTQEKDRNGPNSPSSPVKTPTSSSSKPDKSGISRPPSATPSNKSASKSRSTSKNRLLLKTPEPEPAKKVPMNKVQVGHAPSPNLKAVRSKIGSLDNATYKPGGGNVKIESKKIDIKAAPRIEAKNDKYMPKGGEKKIVTTKLQWNAKSKIGSLDNAAHKPGGGDKKIETLKMNFNDKAKSKVGSKDNVKHQPGGGDIKKYAYKLPCNQSIIFGEGSKIVSQRLMNNKRLDENLYNEED
- the LOC133839371 gene encoding microtubule-associated protein tau isoform X2, whose amino-acid sequence is MFGSTSTSKERNGEKPVSASGYVDYAEPYESSDQPKQQSSSEFVPRSTVEQVNPPATQQRAQANANYAQPNPSYNTDPERRVPQPVTYTEPDRIAVQRAQPNPSYVQPNPVHVDAERSVPQRAQQPGADFTRLRSNVLPVEQAQHNPKERTLSTNYNTNSTANSSADYVLKERSNANFVLPSQMRPALGPPQPRPPFAGARPMVGVGPRPPMPPNMVGRPMPPPLRPTDSKSNLLMGPPPPMRPGMPPPQLSQQSMQQARLPNAGGGGPLSPPGQGPPRPQGQGFPWSAGPPPPGARPPQNMQRPPPPTFARPMPGQPLQAPFRPQLYNPQGPQGQPQQQQQQQPPHQQLPQQLRPPSSAGMHNDNDDDDVIMGQAVTPLKTFNMRSDPMGSPLLEETEPPFDTSTPSPTDALLKKGDNDSGVDESTQEKDRNGPNSPSSPVKTPTSSSSKPDKSGISRPPSATPSNKSASKSRSTSKNRLLLKTPEPEPAKKVPMNKVQVGHAPSPNLKAVRSKIGSLDNATYKPGGGNVKIESKKIDIKAAPRIEAKNDKYMPKGGEKKIVTTKLQWNAKSKIGSLDNAAHKPGGGDKKIETLKMNFNDKAKSKVGSKDNVKHQPGGGDIKIQSQKIEIKAQSKVGSLDNVKHKPGGGEKKIFDDKDYLKNVEHSVALTTPPTQYWKAPRIQRATTLTSSMSLPAECLVLSVSMPSLNSEPKRPKSAGAKKKPGQAVHPKPFRLY
- the LOC133839371 gene encoding uncharacterized protein LOC133839371 isoform X7 codes for the protein MFGSTSTSKERNGEKPVSASGYVDYAEPYESSDQPKQQSSSEFVPRSTVEQVNPPATQQRAQANANYAQPNPSYNTDPERRVPQPVTYTEPDRIAVQRAQPNPSYVQPNPVHVDAERSVPQRAQQPGADFTRLRSNVLPVEQAQHNPKERTLSTNYNTNSTANSSADYVLKERSNANFVLPSQMRPALGPPQPRPPFAGARPMVGVGPRPPMPPNMVGRPMPPPLRPTDSKSNLLMGPPPPMRPGMPPPQLSQQSMQQARLPNAGGGGPLSPPGQGPPRPQGQGFPWSAGPPPPGARPPQNMQRPPPPTFARPMPGQPLQAPFRPQLYNPQGPQGQPQQQQQQQPPHQQLPQQLRPPSSAGMHNDNDDDDVIMGQAVTPLKTFNMRSDPMGSPLLEETEPPFDTSTPSPTDALLKKGDNDSGVDESTQEKDRNGPNSPSSPVKTPTSSSSKPDKSGISRPPSATPSNKSASKSRSTSKNRLLLKTPEPEPAKKVPMNKVQVGHAPSPNLKAVRSKIGSLDNATYKPGGGNVKIESKKIDIKAAPRIEAKNDKYMPKGGEKKIVTTKLQWNAKSKIGSLDNAAHKPGGGDKKIETLKMNFNDKAKSKVGSKDNVKHQPGGGDIKSPQPSMTASTSGADENLNQQS
- the LOC133839371 gene encoding microtubule-associated protein tau isoform X4 codes for the protein MFGSTSTSKERNGEKPVSASGYVDYAEPYESSDQPKQQSSSEFVPRSTVEQVNPPATQQRAQANANYAQPNPSYNTDPERRVPQPVTYTEPDRIAVQRAQPNPSYVQPNPVHVDAERSVPQRAQQPGADFTRLRSNVLPVEQAQHNPKERTLSTNYNTNSTANSSADYVLKERSNANFVLPSQMRPALGPPQPRPPFAGARPMVGVGPRPPMPPNMVGRPMPPPLRPTDSKSNLLMGPPPPMRPGMPPPQLSQQSMQQARLPNAGGGGPLSPPGQGPPRPQGQGFPWSAGPPPPGARPPQNMQRPPPPTFARPMPGQPLQAPFRPQLYNPQGPQGQPQQQQQQQPPHQQLPQQLRPPSSAGMHNDNDDDDVIMGQAVTPLKTFNMRSDPMGSPLLEETEPPFDTSTPSPTDALLKKGDNDSGVDESTQEKDRNGPNSPSSPVKTPTSSSSKPDKSGISRPPSATPSNKSASKSRSTSKNRLLLKTPEPEPAKKVPMNKVQVGHAPSPNLKAVRSKIGSLDNATYKPGGGNVKIESKKIDIKAAPRIEAKNDKYMPKGGEKKIVTTKLQWNAKSKIGSLDNAAHKPGGGDKKIETLKMNFNDKAKSKVGSKDNVKHQPGGGDIKDNDAKDIQSQKIEIKAQSKVGSLDNVKHKPGGGEKKIFDDKDYLKNVEHSVALTTPPTQSPQPSMTASTSGADENLNQQS
- the LOC133839371 gene encoding microtubule-associated protein tau isoform X5 — encoded protein: MFGSTSTSKERNGEKPVSASGYVDYAEPYESSDQPKQQSSSEFVPRSTVEQVNPPATQQRAQANANYAQPNPSYNTDPERRVPQPVTYTEPDRIAVQRAQPNPSYVQPNPVHVDAERSVPQRAQQPGADFTRLRSNVLPVEQAQHNPKERTLSTNYNTNSTANSSADYVLKERSNANFVLPSQMRPALGPPQPRPPFAGARPMVGVGPRPPMPPNMVGRPMPPPLRPTDSKSNLLMGPPPPMRPGMPPPQLSQQSMQQARLPNAGGGGPLSPPGQGPPRPQGQGFPWSAGPPPPGARPPQNMQRPPPPTFARPMPGQPLQAPFRPQLYNPQGPQGQPQQQQQQQPPHQQLPQQLRPPSSAGMHNDNDDDDVIMGQAVTPLKTFNMRSDPMGSPLLEETEPPFDTSTPSPTDALLKKGDNDSGVDESTQEKDRNGPNSPSSPVKTPTSSSSKPDKSGISRPPSATPSNKSASKSRSTSKNRLLLKTPEPEPAKKVPMNKVQVGHAPSPNLKAVRSKIGSLDNATYKPGGGNVKIESKKIDIKAAPRIEAKNDKYMPKGGEKKIVTTKLQWNAKSKIGSLDNAAHKPGGGDKKIETLKMNFNDKAKSKVGSKDNVKHQPGGGDIKIQSQKIEIKAQSKVGSLDNVKHKPGGGEKKIFDDKDYLKNVEHSVALTTPPTQSPQPSMTASTSGADENLNQQS